A DNA window from Pseudoalteromonas spongiae UST010723-006 contains the following coding sequences:
- a CDS encoding ABC transporter permease yields MWAKLAFKLFRQELKRGELNIILLAIALAVMTVMTLSSITDRIGLSINQKSSEFIAADRGLQSNHKLPQEFLTKAIDDGLQTATWYGFDSMLFANDEMQIAYIKATDEGYPLKGQLKLKDSFEGPEYVTEAHPAPGNIWLSDTVFYSLNIEVGDVVEIGEANFIAEKILAEEPDAPFAIFSSSRRVLMNIADVEKTQVIQPGSRVSYRYLYAGTEQQLNDYYAWLKPQLLENQRWYGVKDRQGPVSDSVNRAERFLLLAGLLGIMLAAVAIAVSARRYCERQYDPVAMMKTLGGSRTTIRNIYIVHLLLVTVFSVIIGLLLGFILQVIAIDVLSEKMGKALPPASLWPLGLATFTGLICAVMFSLKPLMDLFDIPPMRVLRRNLGDSLKVSKLHLLLATLTVFGLMCLFSRSVVIAGIMFVSCALLAGMLFGLSRLLFTSSRKLGLKPSNSWSLAIASLQKRANANAVQVISFALAIKLILFLVVMKNDLIADWQSQLPENAPNGFLVNISEYERSDIADFLAENNIQQTDFYAVVRGRVNSINGEQVARSVSAQENEKRDEEARSGVGRELNLTWRDTLPKHNEIVEGEWLNPDANELSMEQSMAERLGVKIGDELEFLIGSQRFSAKITSLREVNWSTMQPNFFIILSPKVLSQFPATYISAISTPTESKRALQQLVRNHPSVSIIDVDSMIKQVRSTIDQVATAISFVLIIVVICGALVLVSQVQASLHDRMQEVVILRTLGAKAKLIKNAVLYEFVLLGLFAGISAALFSDIALLVVQYRMFEQIGNLHPTMWLYGPVVGALFVAVLGYSLVAKTLRKNTQGLVRAL; encoded by the coding sequence ATGTGGGCTAAATTAGCGTTTAAATTATTTCGCCAAGAATTAAAACGAGGCGAACTCAATATTATTTTATTGGCGATTGCGCTCGCTGTCATGACGGTAATGACATTGTCTTCAATCACTGATCGCATCGGTCTTTCTATCAATCAAAAAAGTAGCGAGTTTATAGCCGCAGACCGTGGCTTGCAAAGTAACCACAAGCTGCCACAAGAATTCCTCACAAAAGCGATTGATGACGGCCTGCAAACGGCCACTTGGTATGGTTTTGATAGCATGCTGTTTGCCAATGATGAAATGCAAATAGCGTACATTAAGGCAACCGACGAAGGCTACCCACTAAAAGGCCAATTAAAACTTAAAGACAGTTTTGAAGGGCCCGAGTATGTTACCGAGGCGCACCCAGCGCCTGGCAATATATGGTTGTCCGATACGGTTTTTTACAGCTTAAATATTGAAGTAGGGGACGTGGTTGAAATTGGTGAAGCCAATTTCATTGCAGAAAAAATTCTTGCTGAAGAGCCTGATGCACCATTTGCGATTTTTTCAAGTTCGCGTCGGGTACTTATGAATATCGCCGATGTTGAAAAAACACAAGTGATCCAACCAGGTAGCCGCGTTTCTTATCGTTATTTATATGCCGGCACCGAGCAGCAACTTAATGATTATTACGCTTGGCTCAAACCGCAATTACTTGAAAACCAGCGTTGGTATGGCGTAAAAGATCGTCAAGGTCCAGTATCTGATTCTGTAAACCGCGCTGAGAGATTTTTATTACTGGCAGGCTTGCTCGGCATTATGCTTGCGGCGGTAGCAATTGCCGTGTCTGCAAGGCGCTACTGTGAGCGTCAGTACGACCCCGTTGCAATGATGAAAACACTGGGCGGTTCGCGCACGACTATTCGTAATATCTACATTGTACATTTACTGTTAGTGACTGTTTTTTCGGTCATTATTGGTTTGTTGCTAGGTTTTATTTTACAAGTTATCGCAATCGATGTGCTGAGTGAAAAAATGGGTAAAGCCCTGCCGCCAGCATCACTTTGGCCGCTTGGACTAGCTACCTTTACCGGTTTGATCTGTGCCGTTATGTTCTCGCTTAAACCGTTAATGGACTTATTTGATATTCCACCAATGCGGGTGCTGCGCCGTAATTTAGGGGATTCCCTTAAAGTATCAAAACTGCACCTGTTACTTGCAACACTTACCGTGTTTGGCTTGATGTGTTTATTTAGTCGCAGTGTCGTGATTGCGGGTATTATGTTTGTGTCATGTGCGCTTTTAGCGGGTATGTTATTTGGTTTAAGCCGATTACTGTTTACCTCGTCACGTAAACTGGGATTAAAGCCAAGTAATAGCTGGTCTTTGGCAATTGCGTCACTACAAAAACGCGCAAACGCTAATGCGGTGCAAGTAATTAGCTTTGCACTTGCAATCAAGCTCATTTTATTTTTAGTAGTAATGAAGAACGATTTAATTGCCGATTGGCAATCGCAACTACCTGAAAACGCGCCAAATGGCTTTTTGGTAAATATTAGCGAATATGAACGCAGTGATATCGCCGATTTTTTAGCCGAAAACAACATTCAGCAAACCGATTTTTATGCTGTGGTGCGCGGTCGCGTAAATAGTATTAACGGTGAGCAAGTAGCGCGTTCTGTATCGGCACAAGAAAACGAAAAACGCGATGAAGAAGCGCGTTCGGGTGTTGGTCGTGAGCTTAACTTAACATGGCGTGATACCTTGCCGAAACACAATGAAATTGTTGAAGGTGAGTGGTTAAACCCAGATGCCAACGAGCTTTCCATGGAGCAATCTATGGCTGAGCGGTTAGGTGTGAAAATTGGCGATGAGCTTGAGTTTTTAATTGGCTCACAGCGTTTTAGTGCCAAAATTACCAGCCTGCGTGAGGTGAACTGGTCTACCATGCAGCCCAACTTCTTTATTATTTTAAGTCCTAAAGTGCTGTCACAATTTCCGGCAACGTATATTTCTGCCATTAGCACACCGACCGAATCTAAACGTGCGTTGCAGCAACTGGTGCGCAATCACCCTAGTGTGAGCATTATTGATGTAGATTCAATGATAAAGCAGGTGCGCTCAACTATCGACCAAGTTGCAACGGCCATTAGTTTTGTACTGATTATTGTGGTGATTTGCGGTGCGTTAGTATTGGTGTCGCAAGTGCAGGCAAGTTTGCACGACCGCATGCAAGAAGTGGTGATATTGCGAACCCTTGGTGCTAAAGCCAAGCTTATTAAAAATGCGGTGCTTTACGAATTTGTATTGCTGGGTTTATTTGCGGGCATTTCTGCAGCACTGTTTAGCGATATTGCATTACTCGTTGTGCAGTACCGTATGTTTGAGCAAATTGGTAATTTGCACCCAACAATGTGGCTTTACGGGCCTGTAGTTGGTGCCTTATTTGTAGCTGTGCTTGGCTATAGTTTAGTGGCAAAAACGCTGCGAAAAAACACCCAAGGCCTTGTTAGGGCGCTATAA
- a CDS encoding TIGR01777 family oxidoreductase → MNILITGATGLIGSHLCKHLANHHKLMVLTRKKEKAFTILGHHVNAFETLEDIDFNQLDIVINLAGEPIADKRWSKAQKQKIESSRWHITEQITDKINAADNPPHTFISGSAIGYYGRQTESVDEQHNQPFNEYSHYLCKQWETLAKKAQSDKTRVCILRTGVVLAKHGGALKKMVPPFQFCLGGPIADGTQQMSWIHINDMVNIILFLIENKSLNGVFNATAPNPVSNNQFSESLSETLEKPNFFRMPEFVLRLMFGEMADLLVFGQAVKPKALQDADFKFHFPHLKPALENILGGR, encoded by the coding sequence ATGAATATTTTAATCACTGGGGCCACAGGCCTAATTGGCTCACACTTGTGTAAGCACTTAGCAAACCATCATAAGTTAATGGTGCTTACCCGCAAAAAAGAAAAAGCGTTTACCATTTTGGGACACCATGTAAATGCGTTTGAAACCCTAGAGGATATTGACTTTAACCAGCTTGATATTGTGATTAATCTTGCCGGCGAACCGATAGCCGATAAACGCTGGAGCAAAGCGCAAAAACAAAAAATTGAATCTAGCCGCTGGCACATTACTGAACAAATCACCGACAAAATTAACGCAGCAGATAACCCACCACATACTTTTATCTCGGGCAGTGCGATAGGCTATTACGGCAGGCAAACCGAGTCGGTTGATGAACAGCATAACCAACCTTTTAATGAATACAGTCACTACCTTTGTAAACAGTGGGAAACGCTTGCCAAAAAAGCGCAATCGGATAAAACTCGCGTATGTATTTTGCGCACCGGTGTGGTGCTGGCAAAACACGGTGGCGCACTGAAAAAAATGGTACCACCATTTCAGTTTTGCCTAGGCGGCCCTATTGCAGATGGTACACAGCAAATGTCGTGGATCCACATTAACGACATGGTAAACATTATTCTGTTTTTAATCGAAAACAAATCGCTAAACGGTGTGTTTAACGCAACGGCGCCTAATCCGGTTTCGAATAATCAATTCTCCGAAAGTTTGAGTGAAACGTTAGAAAAGCCTAACTTTTTTAGAATGCCTGAATTTGTATTGCGATTAATGTTTGGTGAGATGGCTGATTTACTAGTATTTGGTCAAGCGGTTAAGCCAAAAGCGCTGCAAGACGCAGATTTTAAATTTCATTTTCCACATTTAAAACCTGCCCTTGAAAATATATTAGGTGGGCGATAA
- a CDS encoding arylesterase: MLLRSLFVILLVISYTAIANTDHTDGKSDKNQVTKLLILGDSLSAGYGLKQEQAWPQLLQNAYNQEKSPITLINASISGETSGGVLQRLPALLDEHSPNWVLVEIGGNDGLRGYPVKLLKNNLRQIIDKSLAANANVILMEVAITPNLGKRYATLFQNAYKQVASEKSVPTIPFFIESVVTKPELMLPDGIHPNAKAQPLLVEIMKQHFADLILNN, encoded by the coding sequence ATGTTGTTACGTAGTTTATTCGTTATCTTACTTGTTATTAGTTACACGGCAATCGCCAACACCGATCACACTGATGGTAAAAGCGACAAAAATCAAGTAACTAAATTACTTATCTTAGGTGACAGCTTAAGCGCAGGCTATGGTCTAAAACAAGAACAAGCGTGGCCTCAGTTGTTACAAAATGCGTACAACCAAGAAAAATCCCCTATCACATTGATAAATGCAAGTATTAGCGGTGAAACCAGTGGTGGTGTATTGCAACGTCTTCCCGCTTTATTAGATGAACATTCGCCAAACTGGGTATTAGTAGAAATAGGCGGTAACGACGGTTTACGCGGCTACCCGGTGAAATTACTCAAGAATAACTTACGCCAAATTATTGATAAAAGCTTAGCTGCGAACGCAAACGTCATTTTAATGGAAGTAGCTATTACTCCTAATCTCGGTAAGCGCTACGCAACACTGTTTCAAAACGCCTATAAGCAGGTCGCAAGTGAAAAATCTGTACCAACCATTCCATTTTTTATTGAATCGGTGGTGACCAAGCCTGAGCTTATGCTACCCGATGGCATTCACCCTAATGCAAAAGCACAACCTTTATTAGTAGAGATAATGAAACAACATTTTGCAGATTTAATTTTAAATAATTAA
- a CDS encoding zinc dependent phospholipase C family protein, whose amino-acid sequence MPGAFAHITAVNFATENKSLHQLDIPKKAKLILSKNKKYLELGCVSPDYPYLVVGLDKELQNKWADLMHYERTGDVIKAAIAYCKTLEGSAQEKSFAWLCGYMAHVAADITIHPVVELKVGPYEQNQKAHRVCEMNQDAFIWQRLNLGEIGYADRVELNIGSCTNANNELDDDIKQIWRFCLEQIHPEYTKNVEPDFDAWQSGFQLVVNNAEESHRLFPWARHVGVDHGLTYPMFEEVDLDFISQLETPHGKMHYNDVFDLAIENIKYYISIVANSVFEDMPCDAICNWNLDTGKDETNKLTAWEH is encoded by the coding sequence ATGCCGGGTGCATTTGCACACATTACAGCGGTTAATTTCGCTACCGAAAATAAATCGCTACACCAATTAGACATACCCAAAAAAGCCAAATTAATTTTAAGTAAAAACAAAAAATATCTGGAATTAGGCTGTGTTTCACCAGATTACCCTTATTTGGTGGTGGGTTTAGATAAAGAGCTACAAAATAAATGGGCTGATCTTATGCATTACGAGCGCACAGGAGACGTCATTAAAGCCGCTATTGCCTATTGCAAAACTCTGGAAGGAAGCGCGCAAGAAAAATCATTTGCTTGGCTGTGTGGCTATATGGCTCACGTTGCCGCAGACATTACTATTCACCCTGTCGTTGAATTAAAGGTGGGGCCGTACGAGCAAAACCAAAAAGCACATAGAGTTTGTGAAATGAATCAAGATGCCTTTATTTGGCAACGGCTTAATCTTGGCGAAATTGGTTATGCTGATCGGGTCGAGCTCAATATTGGCTCATGCACTAATGCAAATAACGAATTGGATGACGATATAAAGCAAATTTGGCGTTTTTGTTTAGAGCAAATTCACCCTGAATATACAAAAAATGTAGAACCTGATTTTGATGCATGGCAGTCAGGCTTTCAGCTTGTAGTTAATAATGCTGAAGAGAGCCACCGGCTTTTTCCTTGGGCACGACATGTAGGTGTTGACCATGGTCTAACCTATCCAATGTTTGAAGAAGTCGATTTAGATTTCATTTCCCAACTTGAAACGCCTCACGGCAAAATGCATTACAACGATGTGTTTGATTTAGCTATTGAAAATATCAAATACTATATTAGTATTGTCGCCAACAGTGTATTTGAAGATATGCCTTGCGACGCTATTTGTAATTGGAATTTAGATACCGGTAAAGACGAAACTAATAAGTTAACTGCATGGGAGCACTAG
- a CDS encoding ABC transporter ATP-binding protein, producing MNKLSQMNVIQVKDLEKTVATLDGDLTILSGISFNVKPGESIAIVGASGSGKSTLLALLAGLDSVTQGEIFLDGEPLHSLDEEQRAAVRAKSVGFIFQSFMLVQSLTALENVMLPAELAGETNAEEKAKELLEKVGLSHRLHHFPSQLSGGEQQRVAIARAYIGEPKVLFADEPSANLDSKNGRIIEELLFDLNKVAGTTLVLVTHDEHLAEKCQRTLHIDAGQLIDDRIGVQADVG from the coding sequence ATGAATAAGCTTTCGCAAATGAATGTGATTCAGGTCAAAGACCTTGAAAAAACTGTCGCAACACTTGATGGCGACCTAACTATCCTCTCTGGCATCAGTTTTAATGTCAAGCCAGGCGAGTCAATTGCGATTGTCGGAGCATCGGGCTCAGGTAAATCTACCTTGCTTGCGCTACTTGCGGGCCTTGATAGCGTCACCCAAGGTGAAATATTTTTAGATGGCGAGCCATTACATAGTTTAGATGAAGAGCAGCGTGCAGCGGTACGTGCTAAGAGTGTCGGTTTTATTTTCCAATCGTTTATGTTGGTGCAAAGCCTAACGGCGCTTGAAAACGTAATGCTACCTGCGGAGCTTGCAGGTGAAACAAACGCTGAAGAAAAAGCCAAAGAACTGCTTGAAAAAGTTGGGCTTTCACACCGTTTACATCATTTTCCTTCACAACTATCGGGTGGAGAGCAGCAACGCGTTGCGATTGCGCGCGCATATATTGGCGAACCTAAGGTGCTATTCGCAGATGAACCATCGGCTAATCTTGATAGCAAAAATGGCCGCATCATTGAAGAACTTTTATTTGATTTAAATAAAGTCGCCGGCACAACCTTAGTATTGGTTACGCACGACGAACACCTTGCTGAAAAGTGCCAACGCACCCTTCATATTGATGCAGGCCAATTAATCGATGACCGTATCGGAGTACAGGCTGATGTGGGCTAA